One genomic region from Manis pentadactyla isolate mManPen7 chromosome 12, mManPen7.hap1, whole genome shotgun sequence encodes:
- the SH3GL1 gene encoding endophilin-A2, with translation MSVAGLKKQFYKASQLVSEKVGGAEGTKLDDDFREMEKKVDVTSKAVTEVLARTIEYLQPNPASRAKLTMLNTVSKIRGQVKSPGYPQSEGLLGECMIRHGKELGSESNFGDALLDAGESMRRLAEVKDSLDIEVKQNFIDPLQNLCDKDLKEIQHHLKKLESRRLDFDYKKKRQGRIPDEELRQAMEKFEESKEVSETSMHNLLETDVEQVSQLSALVDAQLDYHRQAVRILEELVEKLKRRVQEASSRPRREYKPKPREPLDLGEAEQSNGGFPCTPAPKITASSSFRSSDKPIRTPSRSMPPLDQPSCKALYDFEPENDGELGFHEGDIITLTNQIDENWYEGMLRGQSGFFPLSYVEVLVPLPQ, from the exons ATGTCGGTGGCGGGGCTGAAGAAGCAGTTCTACAAGGCAAGCCAG CTGGTCAGTGAGAAGGTCGGAGGGGCCGAAGGGACCAAGCTCGATGATGACTTCAGAGAGATGGAGAAG AAGGTGGATGTCACCAGCAAGGCTGTGACAGAAGTGCTGGCCAGGACCATCGAGTACCTGCAGCCCAACCCAG CCTCCCGAGCCAAGCTGACGATGCTCAACACTGTGTCCAAGATCCGAGGGCAGGTGAAGAGCCCGGGCTACCCGCAGTCAGAGGGCCTGCTGGGCGAGTGCATGATCCGCCACGGGAAGGAGCTGGGCAGCGAGTCCAACTTTG GCGATGCGCTGCTGGACGCGGGGGAGTCCATGAGGCGCCTGGCCGAGGTGAAGGATTCCCTGGACATAGAGGTCAAGCAGAACTTCATCGACCCCCTCCAGAACCTGTGCGACAAAGACCTGAAGGAGATCCAG CACCACCTGAAGAAGCTGGAGAGCCGCCGCCTGGACTTTGACTACAAAAAGAAGCGGCAGGGCAGGATCCCCGACGAGGAGCTGCGCCAGGCCATGGAGAAGTTCGAGGAGTCCAAGGAGGTGTCCGAGACCAGCATGCACAACCTCCTGGAGACGGAC GTTGAGCAGGTGAGCCAGCTCTCCGCCCTGGTGGACGCCCAGCTGGACTACCACCGGCAGGCGGTGCGGAtcctggaggagctggtggaGAAGCTCAAGCGGAG GGTGCAGGAAGCGTCCTCACGCCCCAGGCGGGAATACAAGCCCAAGCCCCGAGAACCCCTTGACCTCGGAGAGGCTGAGCAGTCCAATGGGGGCTTCCCCTGTACCCCGGCCCCCAAGATCACAG CTTCGTCATCCTTCCGATCTTCCGACAAGCCCATCCGGACCCCCAGCAGGAGCATGC CGCCCCTGGACCAGCCAAGCTGCAAGGCGCTGTACGACTTCGAGCCAGAGAACGACGGAGAGCTGGGCTTCCACGAGGGCGACATCATCACGCTGACCAACCAGATCGACGAGAACTGGTACGAGGGCATGCTCCGCGGGCAGTCGGGCTTCTTCCCGCTCAGCTACGTGGAGGTTCTGGTGCCCCTGCCACAGTGA
- the MPND gene encoding MPN domain-containing protein — MAAPEPLSPAGGAGEEAPDEDEEEAEAEDPERPGGAGGARPGGGGGGGGGGAGAGGCCGPGGALTRRAVTLRVLLKDELLESGVGVLSIYYLGKKFVGDLQPDGRIVWQETGQVFNSPSAWATHCKKLVNPAKKSGCGWASVKYKGQKLDKYKAAWLRRHQLHVPTAATDESPASEGEEEELMMEEEEEEVMAGASAEDKSRRSSAKGPSEPAHPEATPPGKRVENKIRVPVRYCMLGSRDSARNPHTLVEVTSFAAINKFQPFNVAVSSNVLFLLDFHSHLTRSEVVGYLGGRWDINSQMLTVLRAFPCRSRLGDVDTAAAMEEEIHQSLLLRGLSLVGWYHSHPHSPALPSLQDIDAQMDYQLRLQGSSNGFQPCLALLCSPYYSGNPGPESRISPFWVMPPPEQRPNDYGIPMDVEMAYVQDSFLTNDILQEMMLLVEFYKGAPDLVRFQEPWDQEHTYLDKLKISLASRTPQDQGLCHVLEQVYSVLKQGS; from the exons GAAGCGGAGGCCGAGGACCCCGAGCGGCCGGGGGGAGCGGGCGGCGCGCGCCccggtggtggtggcggcggtggcggaggcggggccggggcggggggcTGCTGCGGGCCGGGGGGTGCGCTTACCAGGCGCGCGGTCACGCTGCGGGTGCTCCTCAAAGATGAGCTTCTGGAGTCCGGCGTCGGGGTGCTGTCCATCTACTACCTG GGGAAGAAATTCGTGGGGGACCTGCAGCCAGATGGTAGGATCGTGTGGCAGGAAACTGGACAGGTGTTCAACTCACCCAGCGCCTGGGCCACCCACTGCAAGAAGCTGGTCAACCCGGCCAAGAAGTCGGGCTGTGGCTGGGCCTCTGTCAAGTACAAGGGCCAAAAACTGGATAAATACAAGGCAGCCTGGCTCCGACGACACCAGCTCCATGTTCCCACAGCTGCCACTGATGAG AGCCCGGCCAGcgaaggggaggaggaggagctgatgatggaggaagaagaggaggaggttaTGGCAGGAGCCTCAGCGGAGGACAAGAGTCGGAGATCATCGGCTAAGGGACCCTCGGAGCCCGCCCATCCCG AGGCCACGCCCCCAGGGAAGCGGGTTGAAAACAAGATCCGGGTGCCCGTGCGCTACTGCATGCTGGGGAGTCGTGACTCTGCCAG GAACCCCCATACCCTGGTGGAAGTGACGTCTTTCGCAGCCATCAACAAGTTCCAGCCGTTCAATGTGGCCGTCTCTAGCAACGTGCTGTTCCTGCTG gaCTTCCACAGCCACCTGACTCGCAGCGAGGTTGTGGGGTACCTGGGGGGCCGCTGGGACATCAACAGCCAGA TGCTCACGGTGCTGAGAGCCTTCCCCTGTCGGAGCAGGCTGGGAGATGTGGATACTGCGGCCGCCATGGAGGAGGAG ATCCACCAGAGCCTGCTCCTGCGCGGCCTGTCCCTCGTGGGCTGGTACCACAGCCACCCGCACAGCCCGGCGCTGCCGTCGCTGCAGGACATTGACGCGCAAATGGACTACCAGCTGCGGCTGCAGGGTTCCAGCAACGGCTTCCAGCCCTGCCTAGCCCTGCTCTGCT CTCCTTACTATTCTGGCAACCCCGGGCCGGAGTCCAGGATCTCCCCGTTCTGGGTGATGCCGCCCCCGGAG CAAAGGCCCAATGACTACGGCATCCCCATGGACGTGGAGATGGCCTACGTCCAGGACAGCTTCCTGACCAATGACATCCTGCAAGAGATG ATGCTGCTGGTGGAGTTCTACAAAGGCGCCCCTGACCTCGTGAGGTTCCAGGAGCCCTGGGACCAGGAGCACACCTACCTTGACAAGCTGAAG ATCTCCCTGGCCAGCAGGACGCCCCAGGACCAGGGCCTGTGCCACGTGCTGGAGCAGGTGTACAGCGTCCTCAAGCAAGGGAGCTGA